From Candidatus Gastranaerophilales bacterium, one genomic window encodes:
- the rimM gene encoding ribosome maturation factor RimM (Essential for efficient processing of 16S rRNA), whose product MENLISVAKIVNFHGIKGEVKVGFTKGKDEQIASTKCFYLKVNDSTTKLIVNSVKFHKGYAIIKFDEINSINDAEKYKGFNLYLEESLVKNNLAQDEYLVSDLQGIEVFDTDNKKIGVVCSVGENNANDLLTVIDTNDKKHLIPFVKDLVPYVDLKNRKLIINNIEGLIN is encoded by the coding sequence ATGGAAAATCTTATTTCAGTTGCTAAAATAGTGAATTTTCACGGAATTAAAGGTGAAGTAAAAGTCGGCTTTACAAAAGGTAAAGACGAGCAAATAGCTTCTACAAAATGCTTTTACCTAAAAGTGAACGACTCGACAACTAAACTAATTGTCAATTCAGTCAAATTTCACAAGGGGTATGCAATAATTAAATTTGATGAAATTAACTCAATTAACGACGCCGAAAAATACAAAGGATTCAACTTGTATCTTGAAGAATCACTGGTCAAAAATAATCTTGCTCAAGATGAGTATTTGGTTAGCGATCTCCAAGGTATAGAGGTATTTGATACTGACAACAAAAAAATCGGCGTGGTTTGCTCCGTTGGAGAAAATAACGCAAATGACCTACTTACAGTTATCGACACAAATGACAAAAAACACTTAATTCCATTCGTAAAAGACCTCGTTCCTTATGTTGATTTAAAAAACAGAAAATTGATTATTAACAACATAGAAGGACTTATAAATTGA
- the trmD gene encoding tRNA (guanosine(37)-N1)-methyltransferase TrmD — protein sequence MNFNVLTLFPELIKQSCNHSIIKRAKENNFIQINTINPRDFTLDKHKKVDDSPYGGGAGMVLACQPFLDALKSIEKIDNAETIILTPQGEKYTQQIAWEFAKKDQLNIICGHYEGFDERIRTLSKAREISLGDFVLTGGEYPALCIIDSVSRLIKGTLGDDDSAKFDSHSEGLLEYPQYTKPRSYENLDVPEVILNGNHAEINKWRRLQQFIRTKQKRPDMWINFLKQNLSKIDIKILKEYKDILE from the coding sequence TTGAATTTTAATGTCTTAACTCTGTTCCCAGAATTAATCAAACAATCTTGCAATCATAGCATTATAAAACGTGCTAAAGAAAATAATTTTATACAAATAAATACAATAAATCCTCGTGATTTTACCCTTGATAAGCACAAAAAAGTTGATGATTCACCATATGGTGGCGGAGCAGGCATGGTTTTGGCATGCCAACCTTTTTTAGATGCATTAAAAAGCATAGAAAAAATCGATAATGCTGAAACAATAATACTAACTCCTCAAGGTGAAAAATATACACAACAGATTGCTTGGGAATTTGCAAAAAAAGACCAACTAAACATAATTTGCGGTCACTACGAAGGTTTTGACGAAAGAATCAGAACATTATCTAAAGCAAGAGAAATTTCTTTAGGAGATTTTGTTTTAACTGGTGGCGAATATCCGGCATTATGCATTATAGACAGCGTTTCAAGACTTATCAAAGGGACACTTGGAGATGATGATTCGGCAAAATTCGACAGTCATTCAGAAGGTCTTTTGGAATATCCTCAATATACAAAACCTCGTTCATACGAAAATTTAGATGTCCCGGAAGTAATACTCAACGGGAATCACGCCGAAATCAACAAATGGAGAAGACTGCAACAATTTATCAGGACTAAACAAAAACGCCCCGATATGTGGATTAACTTTTTAAAACAAAATTTATCTAAAATTGACATTAAAATATTAAAAGAGTACAAAGATATTTTAGAATAA
- a CDS encoding alcohol dehydrogenase catalytic domain-containing protein, producing MKVSLIKNGKLEIAELDRPTLNKKGAIVKVNGCGLCGSDLVKLRTGKAKEGTVLGHEIVGEIVEINSDTNFELGDRIILGHHVPCFDCHYCWGENYSMCKQFKETNILPGGFAEYIFVSELHLLNTAFCPSNHLSDEEASFLEPLGCCVRAVKRSELKPDSNILVIGLGSIGLLMGQAAKALGYKAYGCDLLEERVNLALELGFENAFISQNDEQVEKIIKSKISPIGMDAIFMTSGSDKTLNLALKAIRDGGTLTIFSSIKTDAGFKNNDIYYRELRILGSYSPSPMDLEDSFNFLESGKVKVHNLSTHYKIDDINKAINDTVSNKILKAYIEL from the coding sequence ATGAAAGTATCGTTGATAAAAAACGGCAAACTAGAAATAGCCGAATTAGACAGACCAACATTAAATAAAAAAGGTGCAATCGTAAAAGTAAACGGTTGCGGGCTTTGTGGTTCTGATTTAGTAAAATTAAGAACAGGTAAAGCAAAAGAAGGCACTGTTTTAGGGCATGAAATTGTCGGAGAGATTGTTGAAATAAATTCTGATACAAATTTTGAATTGGGAGATAGAATAATACTTGGACACCACGTGCCATGTTTTGATTGCCACTATTGCTGGGGTGAAAATTACTCCATGTGCAAGCAATTCAAAGAAACAAATATTCTCCCGGGGGGCTTCGCTGAATACATTTTCGTGTCAGAACTACACTTATTAAACACAGCTTTTTGCCCTTCAAATCATCTTTCTGATGAAGAAGCATCTTTCTTAGAACCATTAGGATGTTGTGTAAGAGCCGTAAAAAGAAGCGAACTAAAACCAGATTCAAACATTTTGGTAATTGGATTAGGCTCAATAGGACTCTTAATGGGACAAGCCGCAAAAGCCTTAGGATATAAAGCTTATGGTTGTGACCTATTAGAAGAAAGGGTTAATCTTGCATTAGAACTTGGGTTTGAAAATGCCTTTATTTCTCAAAATGACGAGCAGGTTGAAAAGATAATTAAATCTAAAATTTCCCCTATAGGAATGGATGCAATTTTTATGACATCAGGTTCAGACAAAACTTTAAACCTTGCACTAAAAGCCATTCGTGACGGCGGCACATTGACAATCTTTTCAAGTATAAAAACAGATGCCGGATTTAAAAATAACGACATCTATTATAGAGAACTAAGAATACTTGGAAGTTACTCACCATCACCCATGGATTTAGAAGATTCCTTTAATTTTTTAGAATCAGGAAAAGTAAAAGTTCACAACTTATCCACACACTACAAAATTGATGACATAAATAAAGCAATAAACGATACTGTTAGTAACAAAATATTGAAAGCTTACATTGAATTATGA
- a CDS encoding alcohol dehydrogenase catalytic domain-containing protein encodes MKSVQFYAPQDIRYEEVNIKDPNPNEVLVKIKAALTCGTDLKTYRRGHPVLIKKTPSGFGHEFSGIIEKVGKNVTDFQVGDRVVAANSAPCGKCFFCRKGEYNLCENLSFLNGAYAEYITIPEQIVKKNLIKLPDDLSFEKAAFSEPLANVVHGIERTGIKEGQTVGIVGIGPIGLMFAKLAKLKGARVIAAGRNPLKLKLAKEFAGVDEVVDLKKYPNPEKIFLAFSEEKKGLDVAIECVGQPEIWERMFTFVRKGGMVHLFGGCKGGTSINIDTRRLHYDEIKVISVFHHTPKYFRQALQLIADGKVDVEKLITLRMPLEFTKQALEMHAKGEAIKVLLTP; translated from the coding sequence ATGAAATCGGTACAATTTTACGCTCCTCAAGATATAAGATACGAAGAAGTAAACATAAAAGACCCAAATCCTAACGAAGTCTTAGTGAAAATCAAAGCTGCTTTAACCTGCGGTACAGACTTGAAAACATATAGACGAGGACACCCCGTTTTAATAAAAAAAACCCCATCCGGTTTTGGGCATGAATTTTCCGGAATAATTGAAAAAGTCGGAAAAAACGTAACCGATTTTCAAGTAGGTGACAGGGTTGTAGCTGCAAATTCAGCCCCTTGCGGAAAATGTTTTTTTTGCAGAAAAGGTGAATACAATTTATGCGAAAATTTAAGTTTTCTAAATGGTGCTTATGCCGAATATATCACAATTCCTGAGCAAATTGTCAAAAAAAATCTGATAAAATTGCCTGACGATTTAAGCTTTGAAAAAGCCGCTTTTTCAGAACCTTTAGCAAATGTTGTACACGGTATTGAAAGAACGGGAATTAAAGAAGGTCAAACAGTTGGCATTGTAGGAATAGGACCAATAGGCTTAATGTTTGCAAAACTTGCAAAGCTAAAAGGAGCCAGAGTAATTGCAGCAGGAAGAAACCCATTAAAGCTCAAGCTTGCAAAAGAGTTCGCAGGAGTTGATGAGGTTGTCGATTTGAAGAAATACCCCAACCCTGAAAAAATATTTTTAGCTTTCTCTGAAGAAAAAAAAGGACTTGATGTAGCAATTGAATGCGTTGGGCAACCTGAAATTTGGGAAAGAATGTTCACTTTTGTCCGAAAAGGCGGAATGGTGCATCTTTTCGGAGGTTGCAAAGGTGGTACAAGTATTAACATTGACACTAGGCGTCTACATTATGATGAAATAAAAGTAATTAGCGTTTTCCATCACACACCAAAATACTTTAGGCAAGCTTTACAGCTTATTGCTGACGGGAAGGTTGATGTAGAGAAACTAATAACCTTAAGAATGCCGCTTGAATTTACCAAACAAGCACTCGAAATGCATGCCAAAGGTGAAGCAATAAAAGTACTTTTGACGCCATAG
- a CDS encoding FHIPEP family type III secretion protein: MIKQSHAQYCIKSCPCDDVEQLETLLNSMSELGWELYSMHEAENDDSINFNCIFVKDSSPEDDDDDSLDFLGFKSKMERIMNPALEPIDICLDIQKKIRDKRQKIAQIKSFLDSTSEDSRADLNVEMSVTLKELSDLKKKLLQIMSPDVMEHKLGEHKLSIALSEELLDIVNPDSEANLIAQIVKVRQDFTERLGYIIPKIMITEDDDLQANEFFVNVRGIPVFRATAYSGHIMYFRDDLAVSKLPKDSIKEIDYITGKNIVWIEKSKTKDYWTQGLEPREYISRAIEFVVTKHIEEIFDYSDVNRYIEIVGNQNLYLIENIIPDYLSIAELKYILANLVKEKVSIKDIMYVFEKINDFADEPSKEDLLGRLRIALARQICRSVATKNSTIQAFALDEKMTAYLTKATDTDDVVRIESSKIEKIASRIKSSIKKNDLDLQDIVLVAPMAVRHVLFIVLSQFIPNISVIAKEEIMFEYPLDVIDYV, translated from the coding sequence ATGATTAAACAGTCGCATGCACAATATTGCATCAAATCTTGTCCTTGTGACGATGTTGAACAGTTGGAAACTTTGCTTAATTCAATGTCAGAACTCGGTTGGGAATTGTATTCTATGCATGAAGCAGAAAACGATGATTCTATCAATTTTAATTGTATTTTTGTAAAAGATTCTTCTCCTGAAGATGACGATGATGATTCACTCGATTTCTTGGGCTTTAAATCTAAAATGGAAAGAATAATGAACCCTGCTCTGGAGCCTATTGATATCTGCCTTGATATTCAGAAAAAAATACGTGATAAAAGACAAAAAATTGCACAGATTAAGTCTTTTTTGGATTCTACTTCAGAAGATAGTAGAGCTGATTTGAATGTGGAAATGTCTGTTACCTTAAAAGAATTATCTGATTTAAAAAAGAAATTATTACAGATTATGTCCCCTGATGTGATGGAACATAAACTCGGCGAACATAAATTAAGTATTGCTTTATCAGAAGAACTTCTTGATATTGTCAATCCTGACAGTGAAGCAAATCTCATTGCACAAATTGTGAAAGTTAGACAAGATTTCACTGAAAGACTCGGTTATATTATTCCCAAAATTATGATTACCGAAGATGATGACTTGCAAGCAAATGAGTTTTTTGTAAATGTTCGTGGTATCCCTGTCTTTAGAGCCACTGCTTATTCTGGACATATTATGTATTTCCGTGACGATTTGGCTGTCTCTAAGTTGCCAAAAGACTCAATTAAGGAAATCGACTATATTACAGGTAAAAATATTGTTTGGATAGAAAAATCTAAAACAAAAGATTATTGGACTCAAGGGCTTGAACCGAGAGAATATATATCCCGTGCAATTGAGTTTGTCGTGACTAAGCATATTGAAGAAATTTTTGATTATTCTGACGTAAATCGTTATATTGAAATAGTCGGAAATCAAAATTTGTACTTAATCGAAAATATTATACCCGATTATCTCTCTATAGCAGAGTTAAAATACATTTTAGCAAATCTTGTCAAAGAAAAAGTTTCTATAAAAGATATTATGTATGTATTTGAGAAAATTAATGATTTTGCAGATGAACCCTCAAAAGAAGATTTGTTAGGAAGGCTTAGAATTGCTCTGGCTAGACAAATTTGCCGTTCTGTAGCAACAAAAAATAGTACAATTCAAGCATTTGCTCTGGATGAAAAAATGACTGCATATTTGACAAAAGCTACAGATACAGATGATGTTGTTAGAATTGAAAGTTCAAAAATTGAAAAAATTGCTTCTCGCATAAAATCATCTATAAAGAAAAATGATTTAGATTTGCAAGATATCGTTTTGGTTGCACCAATGGCAGTAAGACATGTCCTTTTTATTGTTCTATCTCAATTTATACCAAACATTTCTGTTATAGCAAAAGAAGAAATAATGTTTGAATATCCTCTTGATGTTATTGATTATGTTTAA
- the clpP gene encoding ATP-dependent Clp endopeptidase proteolytic subunit ClpP, whose product MNDRQILNYVPTVIEASSRGERSFDIFSRLLRERIIFLGEEIDDEMANSIVAQLLLLDSENPEKDIMMYINSPGGVITAGMAIFDTMKHIRADVSTICIGEAASMGAFLLSAGTKGKRMSLPHSRIMIHQPLGGAKGQASDIELEAKEILRMKNTLNSLLAKHTGQPIEKIKEDTERDHYMGADEAVEYGLIDKVIESVNQA is encoded by the coding sequence ATGAACGATAGACAAATTTTAAACTACGTACCTACTGTCATTGAAGCTTCATCCAGAGGTGAACGCTCATTTGATATTTTTTCAAGACTTTTAAGAGAAAGAATTATTTTCTTGGGAGAAGAAATTGACGATGAAATGGCAAACTCAATAGTTGCTCAACTCTTGCTTTTGGACAGCGAAAATCCAGAAAAAGACATTATGATGTATATTAACAGCCCTGGAGGTGTTATTACTGCAGGTATGGCAATATTTGACACAATGAAGCATATCCGTGCCGATGTAAGTACAATCTGTATCGGGGAAGCAGCAAGCATGGGAGCTTTCCTACTTTCCGCAGGTACAAAAGGTAAAAGGATGTCACTTCCACACTCCAGAATAATGATTCACCAACCGTTAGGCGGTGCAAAAGGACAAGCTTCTGATATTGAGCTTGAGGCTAAAGAAATTTTAAGAATGAAAAACACCTTAAATTCATTGCTCGCAAAGCATACCGGTCAACCAATTGAAAAAATAAAAGAAGATACAGAACGTGACCACTATATGGGTGCAGATGAGGCCGTCGAATACGGTTTAATAGACAAAGTTATTGAAAGCGTTAATCAAGCATAA
- the ffh gene encoding signal recognition particle protein: protein MFDNLSERLQEIIRKTSGNDTLTEENMQDALREVRRALLEADVNLKVVKSFISTIKERAEGESVLTSVSPTQQLIKIVHDELANLLGKEQSTLNLEGNPALIMMLGLQGSGKTTSSAKLAMKLSKEGKKPLLVAADVYRPAAISQLKTLGEQTNTTVYTIDGSKDVQNIVSSAINYAKENNFNPVIIDTAGRLQIDNEMMAELLIIDRVFQPQEKLLVIDAMTGQEAINIAENFNLQLEISGVILTKLDGDSRGGAALSVVHCTNKPIKFTGMGEKIEPLNDFYPARMADRILGMGDIVSLVEKAQEVFDEKQAVELEAKMKKAEFSFDDFLKMQKQMKMFGSIENILGMLPIPGLNKENKEAIATEGEKQFKKIESFISSMTPKERANPELINSSRKKRISAGCGLPMHEINQIITQFDQMRKMMKGFSDVKEKVKKGKLKIPKGMGNMPTGFGKGFPFK from the coding sequence ATGTTTGATAATTTATCAGAAAGATTACAAGAAATAATAAGAAAAACTTCAGGTAATGACACATTAACTGAAGAAAACATGCAAGATGCCTTGCGAGAAGTTCGCAGAGCATTACTTGAAGCTGATGTAAACTTAAAAGTTGTAAAATCTTTTATAAGCACAATAAAAGAAAGAGCTGAGGGAGAATCCGTTTTAACTAGCGTGAGCCCAACTCAACAACTCATAAAAATTGTCCATGATGAACTCGCAAATTTACTCGGGAAAGAACAATCCACGTTAAATTTGGAGGGAAATCCTGCTTTAATTATGATGCTCGGATTGCAAGGTTCCGGAAAAACAACTTCCAGTGCAAAATTGGCAATGAAGCTATCAAAAGAAGGTAAAAAACCTCTTTTAGTCGCAGCTGATGTCTATAGACCTGCTGCAATTTCTCAGCTTAAAACACTCGGAGAACAAACAAATACAACCGTATACACCATAGATGGTTCTAAAGATGTCCAAAATATCGTTAGCTCTGCAATCAACTATGCAAAAGAAAATAATTTTAATCCTGTTATAATAGATACCGCAGGACGTTTACAAATCGATAACGAAATGATGGCTGAACTTTTAATTATTGATAGAGTATTCCAGCCACAAGAAAAACTCCTCGTAATTGACGCAATGACAGGTCAAGAAGCTATCAATATTGCGGAAAACTTTAATCTTCAATTAGAGATTTCTGGCGTCATTTTAACAAAACTAGACGGCGACTCCCGTGGTGGTGCCGCTTTAAGCGTCGTACACTGCACTAACAAGCCCATAAAATTTACAGGCATGGGCGAAAAAATAGAACCGCTTAATGATTTTTATCCTGCAAGAATGGCTGACAGAATCTTGGGGATGGGCGATATCGTTTCTCTTGTTGAAAAAGCTCAAGAAGTTTTTGACGAAAAACAAGCTGTTGAACTTGAAGCAAAAATGAAAAAAGCCGAATTTTCATTCGATGACTTTTTAAAAATGCAAAAACAAATGAAAATGTTCGGCTCTATTGAAAATATCTTGGGAATGTTGCCAATACCCGGGCTTAACAAAGAAAACAAAGAAGCCATCGCAACAGAAGGTGAAAAACAATTCAAAAAAATCGAATCTTTTATCTCAAGCATGACACCAAAAGAACGAGCTAACCCTGAATTAATAAATTCCAGCAGAAAAAAACGAATATCTGCAGGCTGCGGACTGCCTATGCATGAGATTAACCAAATCATCACTCAATTTGACCAAATGAGAAAGATGATGAAAGGATTCTCGGACGTTAAAGAAAAAGTTAAAAAAGGCAAACTTAAAATCCCAAAAGGAATGGGTAATATGCCAACAGGATTTGGCAAAGGATTTCCCTTTAAGTAG
- a CDS encoding NDP-sugar synthase, whose protein sequence is MVKKAMIMAAGVGSRLDPLTQNIPKPLVPIANIPPMDILLKNLSKSGIKNIIANTFYLGDKINEKYRNSDIDCSIEFLNETELSGTAGGVKKCQFFFDKNEDFIVMSADGVTDINIIEAINAHKSSDAIATMVTKNVDKNEVNKFGVVVIDDKGFIQEFQEKPSITEAKSTLINTGIYIFKYEIFNFIPKNTTYDFAKNVFPNILANGIKINTYTTDCYWSDIGSLEQYIESTHDILNKKITIPDVDIEITSTYKLVKGKNTFIADNVTLLNDIVIGDNCYINGNVTIDNSIIWNNVKIKPNVQIKNCIIDSGAIVNQSIENEIFECKELI, encoded by the coding sequence ATGGTCAAAAAAGCAATGATAATGGCGGCTGGCGTAGGTTCAAGATTAGACCCGTTGACCCAAAATATTCCAAAGCCTTTGGTTCCAATAGCCAATATTCCCCCAATGGATATTTTACTTAAAAATCTTTCTAAATCTGGAATCAAAAATATTATTGCAAATACATTTTACCTTGGTGATAAAATTAACGAAAAATACAGAAACTCTGATATTGATTGCTCTATAGAATTTTTAAATGAAACAGAATTATCAGGAACTGCCGGCGGCGTAAAAAAATGCCAATTTTTCTTCGATAAGAATGAAGATTTTATTGTCATGTCAGCTGACGGGGTCACTGATATCAATATTATAGAGGCAATTAACGCTCACAAATCATCTGACGCCATTGCAACAATGGTAACCAAAAATGTTGATAAAAACGAAGTAAATAAATTCGGTGTAGTCGTAATTGACGACAAGGGATTTATTCAAGAATTTCAAGAAAAGCCATCTATTACAGAAGCTAAAAGTACTTTAATCAACACCGGAATTTATATTTTCAAATATGAAATTTTTAACTTTATTCCTAAAAATACGACTTACGATTTTGCTAAAAACGTTTTCCCGAATATACTTGCAAACGGGATTAAAATAAATACTTATACAACTGACTGCTATTGGAGCGATATCGGCTCTTTAGAACAATATATAGAATCAACTCATGATATTTTGAATAAAAAAATAACTATTCCTGATGTCGATATAGAAATCACATCAACTTATAAATTAGTCAAAGGAAAAAATACATTTATAGCTGACAATGTAACTCTTTTAAACGATATCGTTATCGGGGATAATTGTTATATTAACGGAAACGTAACTATTGATAACTCTATAATTTGGAATAATGTCAAAATAAAACCTAACGTCCAAATAAAAAATTGCATTATAGACTCTGGAGCTATTGTCAACCAGTCAATTGAAAACGAAATTTTTGAATGTAAAGAACTTATATAA
- the aroF gene encoding 3-deoxy-7-phosphoheptulonate synthase yields the protein MIIIMEPNATEKEIRNVVNHLEKKEFKTIINKGDVMTVIAAIGDKRLIEPHAIASFEGVRRVKLIQEPYKLASREGRSQDTVIEFSNGVRIGGLEKPVMMVGPCCVEEDINGLLQVADAAKEMGCQFLRGGAFKPRTSPYDFEGLEEKALEYLAIAREKTGLLVVTEVMDTQELSLVEQYADVIQIGARNMQNFKLLKAVGKSTKPVLLKRGGAATIREFLLAAEHIMCNGNDKVILCERGIKGVDNNYSRNTMDIASVPIIKKYSHLPVIVDPSHGTGRRYLVEPMAKAGLIVGAHGVMMEVHHDPENASSDGAQSLNIKQFKEVAKRLNKLIGRIDYDNKALAQANK from the coding sequence ATGATAATAATAATGGAACCAAACGCAACAGAAAAAGAAATTCGAAATGTTGTAAACCACCTTGAAAAAAAAGAATTTAAAACAATCATAAACAAAGGTGATGTTATGACGGTCATCGCTGCAATTGGCGATAAAAGACTTATTGAGCCACACGCAATAGCTTCTTTTGAAGGTGTCAGACGTGTAAAACTTATCCAAGAGCCCTACAAACTTGCTTCAAGAGAAGGACGCTCTCAAGATACTGTAATTGAATTTAGTAACGGCGTAAGAATCGGTGGACTTGAAAAACCAGTAATGATGGTTGGACCATGCTGCGTCGAAGAAGATATCAACGGGCTTTTACAAGTTGCAGACGCAGCAAAGGAAATGGGCTGTCAATTTCTTAGAGGTGGTGCATTTAAACCAAGAACTTCACCTTATGATTTTGAAGGACTAGAAGAAAAAGCACTGGAATACCTTGCTATCGCCAGAGAAAAAACAGGTCTTTTAGTTGTTACAGAAGTTATGGACACTCAAGAATTGTCATTGGTTGAACAATATGCTGACGTTATACAAATCGGAGCCAGAAATATGCAAAACTTCAAATTGCTAAAAGCTGTCGGCAAATCAACAAAGCCCGTACTTCTAAAAAGAGGTGGAGCAGCAACAATAAGAGAATTTTTACTCGCTGCAGAGCACATCATGTGTAACGGCAACGACAAAGTTATTCTTTGCGAAAGAGGAATAAAAGGTGTAGACAATAACTACAGCAGAAATACTATGGATATTGCATCTGTACCGATTATCAAAAAATATTCACACTTGCCAGTAATCGTTGACCCTAGTCATGGAACCGGCAGAAGATATTTAGTAGAGCCTATGGCAAAAGCAGGACTTATAGTCGGTGCTCATGGCGTTATGATGGAAGTACATCATGATCCTGAAAACGCATCTTCTGATGGAGCTCAAAGCCTTAATATTAAACAATTCAAAGAAGTTGCTAAACGCCTTAATAAATTAATCGGTAGGATTGATTACGACAACAAAGCATTGGCTCAAGCCAATAAATAG